In the Populus trichocarpa isolate Nisqually-1 chromosome 1, P.trichocarpa_v4.1, whole genome shotgun sequence genome, CTAAAACCCCCACTGCCATTACTGTCCCCCCTTCCCCTACTCCTAGTTACCCAAGAATCCCAATCTCGAGGCCTCCTGTTCCCACTAAGCCCACCATTCCCACCGCCATCCATCTCCGTAAAAACACCCGGAAACTCCCTCTCTCCACCTCTCCTCCCCCCACTAAACCTCCCAACAGCAAACCCACCTCCAGGCAACCTCCATATAGTCAACCCCACAACCTCCCCTTCCGCCTCCTCCTCGTCAGAATTATCCACGGGCAACTCGTGCCTACAAACCGGACAAGAATTTCGCATCGCAAGCCAGGGCAAGATGCAATCAGAGTGGTAAATATGCTTGCAAGGCATCTCGCGAGCTTCGTCTCCAATCTCAAATGCCTCTTTACACACTGCACAGTACGTCTCCGAAACCACGTGCGTTTCGTTTATTTCTACACTAGGCATTGATTCAACCACGGCTTTCGACGCCGGCGGGTTAGGGGCCGACCGGCCTAAGCTGTTTATCTCAATCTGTGATAATTGGTCCAGTAAGCGATCAAAACCAGAAACCATTAAAAACTCCGACATCGTCTCAGGTACGGGTCGAAGACCCGACCCAGTTCCATCGTCGTAGTAGAACTCGTAGGCGCTTCCTTCATCGTTGTCATCGGCGGCGACGGCGGGGCTTGTTCCGCGGAGGACGATCACGGGGTTGTACGGAGACCGGTCGCCAGCGTTGCGGCGGTTTCGGATGAAGTTGGAAACCCGACTACGGTTCCGACGGTTGTCGTTGTTGGATTGGATCTCTTCGACAAACCCACCGTCGCAGTGAGGACACGTGATGTAGTTGGCGTGGTTTTGTTCTTCGTCGTCGTTGCGAGGTGAAACGGTGACGAAGCGTGCACATCTGTAACACCAATACGACGTGGCCGTCGTTGAAGCCATGGTCAGATCGGAAAGtagctagagagagaaagagaatgaTGATTGTAGTGTGCGAAAGaaatgagaag is a window encoding:
- the LOC7485690 gene encoding E3 ubiquitin-protein ligase RDUF1 gives rise to the protein MASTTATSYWCYRCARFVTVSPRNDDEEQNHANYITCPHCDGGFVEEIQSNNDNRRNRSRVSNFIRNRRNAGDRSPYNPVIVLRGTSPAVAADDNDEGSAYEFYYDDGTGSGLRPVPETMSEFLMVSGFDRLLDQLSQIEINSLGRSAPNPPASKAVVESMPSVEINETHVVSETYCAVCKEAFEIGDEAREMPCKHIYHSDCILPWLAMRNSCPVCRHELPVDNSDEEEAEGEVVGLTIWRLPGGGFAVGRFSGGRRGGEREFPGVFTEMDGGGNGGLSGNRRPRDWDSWVTRSRGRGDSNGSGGFRRVFRGLGSFFRRIRPNSSSRMHDVSGTESIERSYSSHVTRRRRGLDLGVEEGADRW